In Aristaeella hokkaidonensis, the following are encoded in one genomic region:
- a CDS encoding NADP-dependent isocitrate dehydrogenase, with protein MSKIQMKTPLVEMDGDEMTRILWAGIKEQLLEPFVDLKTEYYDLGLKHRDETNDQVTIDSAKATLKYGVAVKCATITPNAQRVEEYNLKEMWKSPNGTIRAILDGTVFRAPIQVNGVHPTVRTWKKPITIARHAYGDVYKNTEMRVPGAGKAELVFTGEDGKEIRQTVFEFKGPGVLQGLHNLDASITSFAHSCFQYALSVKQDLWFSTKDTISKTYDHRFKDIFAELYENQYKEAFKKAGITYFYTLIDDAVARVVRSEGGFIWACKNYDGDVMSDMIATAFGSLAMMTSVLVSPNGQFEYEAAHGTVTRHYYRYLKGEETSTNPVATIFAWSGALRKRGEMDNLPDLQAFADKLEKATLDTINSGIMTKDLALLYEGEAKAVNSKEFLAAIRERLEA; from the coding sequence ATGAGCAAAATACAGATGAAAACACCGCTGGTGGAGATGGACGGAGACGAAATGACACGGATCCTCTGGGCGGGGATAAAGGAACAGCTGCTGGAGCCCTTTGTGGATCTGAAAACTGAGTATTATGACCTGGGACTGAAGCATCGGGATGAAACAAATGACCAGGTTACGATCGACAGCGCGAAAGCGACGCTGAAATACGGCGTTGCGGTGAAGTGCGCCACGATTACTCCCAACGCCCAGCGGGTGGAGGAGTATAACCTGAAGGAAATGTGGAAGAGCCCCAACGGCACGATCCGTGCCATCCTGGATGGCACTGTGTTCCGTGCCCCGATCCAGGTTAACGGCGTTCATCCCACGGTACGGACCTGGAAGAAGCCCATCACGATTGCCCGTCATGCGTACGGCGACGTGTACAAAAATACGGAAATGCGGGTGCCGGGCGCCGGTAAGGCAGAACTGGTGTTTACCGGAGAAGACGGAAAGGAAATCCGCCAGACTGTCTTTGAATTCAAAGGCCCCGGCGTACTGCAGGGACTGCATAACCTGGACGCGTCCATTACCTCTTTTGCCCACAGCTGCTTCCAATATGCCCTGAGCGTTAAGCAGGATCTGTGGTTCTCCACCAAAGACACAATCAGCAAGACCTATGACCACCGGTTCAAGGATATCTTTGCTGAACTGTATGAGAACCAGTATAAAGAAGCCTTTAAAAAGGCCGGGATTACCTATTTCTACACTCTGATCGATGACGCCGTGGCACGGGTGGTTCGCTCTGAGGGTGGCTTTATCTGGGCTTGCAAAAACTACGACGGCGACGTGATGAGCGATATGATTGCCACTGCCTTCGGTTCCCTGGCCATGATGACGTCCGTGCTTGTGAGCCCGAACGGACAGTTTGAGTATGAAGCTGCACATGGTACTGTTACCCGGCATTACTACCGCTACCTGAAGGGAGAAGAAACCAGCACTAACCCTGTGGCGACGATCTTTGCCTGGAGCGGAGCATTGCGCAAGCGCGGCGAGATGGACAACCTGCCGGATCTGCAGGCCTTTGCTGACAAACTGGAGAAGGCCACGCTGGATACCATCAACAGCGGTATTATGACCAAGGACCTGGCGCTGCTGTATGAAGGAGAGGCAAAGGCAGTCAACAGCAAAGAGTTCCTGGCTGCCATCCGGGAAAGACTGGAAGCATGA
- a CDS encoding AAA family ATPase, with product MKYQPIITVGRQYGSGGRYVAKLLAEKLDIPFYDKELLAEASRDSGICQELLESYDEKQGKNLLFSLISGAQTRGEPGTMYMDMPLNHKIFLAQFDTIRRLADEGPCVIVGRCADYVLRDHENVLNVFVKAKTEDRIQRVIKYNGADPVKAEEILRKADKQRASYYNYYATGTWGDVNNYDLCVDTGTLGIEGCVDLICKCVEIKKKMIEEKEKEW from the coding sequence ATGAAGTATCAGCCGATCATCACCGTAGGGAGACAGTACGGATCCGGCGGCCGCTATGTGGCCAAACTGCTGGCCGAAAAGCTGGACATCCCTTTCTATGACAAGGAGCTTCTGGCGGAAGCATCCCGGGACAGCGGAATCTGTCAGGAACTGCTGGAAAGCTATGACGAGAAGCAGGGAAAGAACCTGCTCTTCTCCCTGATCAGCGGTGCGCAGACCCGGGGTGAACCGGGAACCATGTATATGGATATGCCGCTGAATCACAAAATCTTCCTGGCTCAGTTTGATACGATCCGCAGGCTTGCGGATGAAGGCCCCTGCGTTATCGTGGGACGCTGTGCAGACTATGTGCTGCGGGATCATGAAAACGTACTGAATGTCTTTGTAAAGGCAAAGACAGAAGATCGGATTCAGCGGGTGATCAAATATAACGGCGCGGATCCTGTGAAGGCAGAGGAAATCCTGCGCAAGGCGGACAAACAGCGCGCCTCCTATTATAACTACTACGCCACGGGCACCTGGGGCGATGTGAACAACTATGACCTGTGTGTGGATACCGGAACACTGGGCATCGAAGGATGCGTTGACCTGATCTGCAAGTGTGTGGAAATCAAGAAAAAAATGATCGAGGAAAAAGAAAAAGAATGGTAA
- a CDS encoding TetR/AcrR family transcriptional regulator, which produces MEKKEDRRVTMTRRMLKEALTELLRETDIYHVSIRELCQRADINRTTFYKYYGSQFDLLTDMENDLLVFLSNTIREYADDPVKIIETACEYMENHLEFGRLIINNNVDPLFPQKLFSLPELRETVLTRCSGQEDGPMQEYLFHFITYGAYRIISMWVNKEQREPPAEIAHLLMRLIQLE; this is translated from the coding sequence ATGGAGAAGAAAGAAGACCGCCGGGTGACAATGACCAGGCGGATGCTGAAAGAGGCGCTGACGGAGTTGCTGCGCGAGACAGATATCTATCATGTTTCCATCCGGGAGCTTTGCCAGCGGGCAGATATTAACCGCACTACCTTTTATAAATACTACGGAAGCCAGTTTGATCTCCTGACCGACATGGAGAATGACCTGCTGGTATTCCTTTCAAATACCATCCGGGAATATGCGGATGATCCGGTAAAGATCATTGAAACGGCCTGCGAGTATATGGAAAACCACCTGGAATTCGGACGGCTGATTATCAATAACAATGTGGACCCGCTGTTTCCCCAGAAACTTTTTTCCCTTCCGGAATTAAGAGAGACCGTGCTGACACGGTGCAGCGGACAGGAAGACGGACCGATGCAGGAATACCTGTTTCACTTTATCACCTACGGTGCATACCGAATCATCTCCATGTGGGTAAACAAAGAACAACGGGAACCTCCGGCGGAGATTGCACATTTGCTGATGAGACTAATACAGCTGGAATAA
- a CDS encoding MMPL family transporter, with protein sequence MKKVASFLVEKRKILLCLFLVLAAVSLPLMGQVRINYDLTKYLSAESRMKQGMQLMEQEFGPSASSQLRVMIPDLSASEKEEILHDLSALAADAQVTWEPGNRYNHNGYTLYEITTEYDSHSKEAAALFRAVHDLYDSRAVATGGTIHEANVPMLPLYVMVIAVSLVLVLLLLMCNSWFEPVVFMVNIGIAVAINLGTNVLLPGISEYTNSIVGILQLVLSMDYSIILLNRYTQEKEKCADNPSAMKAAITAAFPAVAGSSLTTFAGLLCLGFMSFKLGADMGFALAKSVIVSLICIFTVLPFLILISDKWIVKTRKKALHIPAAGCSRFEFRRRIILLLVFLVLFAGAFILKNNTRILYMLQMNNAVEAEFAEQHSIVLLYESKDKGRIADVLAPLEQDEHVTNIAAYCNTLGKAYRADEITALFSGENAPDASLIKLVYMDKFSDLEDKSAMSLFMASRTAYDDTWAMTPEELISWLQDHVLDDSRFAAMIKDDTRQMITDAGETIRESVAKLEGEHYGRVILTTVYPEDSDETRAFLDSLAERCDNLLEGETWLIGTSVMNQEMSHTFDAEMNRITLISALAIFIVVALTFRSLVVPLILVLTVQCGIYLTMTFIGLSGGAMYYLAILMVQCILMGATVDYAILYTSYYREHRLTSDRQASILGAYNGSLHTILTSASIMIVAAGILGYVFANPAIGEICLTISRGAISATLLILFVLPGVLSALDSFIISKKR encoded by the coding sequence ATGAAAAAAGTGGCGTCTTTTCTGGTGGAGAAGCGAAAAATTCTTCTTTGCCTCTTTCTGGTTCTGGCGGCAGTGTCCCTGCCGCTCATGGGACAGGTCCGGATCAATTATGATCTGACAAAATACCTTTCAGCGGAATCCCGGATGAAGCAGGGTATGCAGCTGATGGAGCAGGAATTCGGCCCCTCAGCTTCGTCACAGCTGAGGGTGATGATTCCGGATCTTTCAGCTTCGGAAAAAGAAGAGATCCTGCATGATCTTTCTGCCCTGGCTGCTGATGCCCAGGTAACCTGGGAGCCCGGGAACAGGTATAACCATAACGGATATACGCTGTATGAAATCACAACGGAATATGACAGCCATTCAAAGGAAGCAGCCGCTCTCTTCAGGGCCGTGCATGATCTTTATGACAGCCGTGCGGTTGCCACAGGCGGAACCATTCATGAAGCCAACGTTCCCATGCTGCCGCTGTATGTCATGGTCATTGCAGTCAGCCTGGTGCTTGTACTTCTGCTGCTTATGTGCAATTCCTGGTTTGAACCGGTTGTCTTTATGGTGAACATCGGTATCGCGGTTGCCATCAATCTGGGAACCAATGTGCTTCTTCCGGGTATTTCCGAATACACAAACTCCATCGTCGGCATCCTGCAGCTGGTTCTTTCCATGGATTACTCCATCATCCTGCTGAACCGTTATACCCAGGAAAAAGAGAAATGTGCTGATAATCCTTCTGCCATGAAGGCGGCTATTACTGCCGCCTTCCCGGCTGTCGCCGGCAGTTCCCTGACCACCTTTGCCGGTCTGCTCTGTCTGGGTTTCATGAGCTTTAAGCTTGGTGCGGATATGGGCTTTGCGCTGGCCAAGAGCGTCATCGTCAGCCTGATCTGCATCTTTACTGTCCTTCCCTTCCTGATTCTTATCAGTGACAAATGGATCGTAAAAACCCGTAAAAAAGCCCTGCATATTCCGGCTGCCGGATGCTCACGCTTTGAATTCCGCCGCAGGATTATTCTGCTCCTTGTATTCCTGGTTCTGTTTGCCGGAGCCTTTATCCTGAAAAACAACACCCGGATCCTGTATATGCTGCAGATGAACAACGCTGTGGAAGCAGAGTTTGCCGAACAGCATTCCATTGTGCTGCTCTATGAATCAAAAGACAAAGGCAGGATTGCGGATGTACTGGCTCCCCTGGAGCAGGATGAGCATGTGACAAATATCGCCGCGTACTGCAATACCCTGGGAAAAGCATACCGGGCGGATGAAATCACCGCGCTTTTCAGCGGAGAAAACGCTCCTGATGCGTCCCTGATCAAGCTTGTATATATGGATAAGTTCTCCGATCTGGAGGACAAGTCCGCCATGTCCCTGTTCATGGCCTCCCGGACAGCCTATGATGATACCTGGGCAATGACGCCCGAAGAACTGATCTCCTGGCTGCAGGATCATGTCCTGGATGATTCCCGGTTCGCAGCCATGATCAAAGACGATACCCGCCAGATGATTACGGACGCCGGTGAAACAATCCGTGAAAGCGTGGCAAAGCTGGAAGGTGAACATTACGGCCGCGTCATCCTGACGACAGTCTATCCGGAGGATTCAGACGAGACCCGCGCCTTCCTTGATTCCCTTGCGGAAAGATGTGATAACCTGCTGGAAGGTGAAACCTGGCTGATCGGAACTTCTGTGATGAATCAGGAAATGTCCCATACCTTTGATGCGGAAATGAACCGTATTACCCTGATTTCCGCCCTGGCAATCTTCATCGTTGTCGCCCTGACCTTCCGTTCCCTGGTTGTTCCCCTGATCCTGGTTCTGACCGTCCAGTGCGGCATCTATCTGACCATGACCTTCATCGGCCTCAGCGGCGGCGCCATGTATTACCTGGCTATTCTTATGGTGCAGTGCATCCTTATGGGCGCCACCGTGGATTATGCCATTCTCTATACTTCCTATTACCGTGAACACCGGCTCACGTCAGATCGTCAGGCTTCCATCCTCGGTGCTTATAACGGTTCCCTGCACACGATCCTGACTTCTGCTTCCATCATGATCGTCGCCGCCGGCATCCTGGGATATGTGTTCGCGAATCCTGCCATCGGCGAAATCTGCCTGACCATCTCCCGCGGCGCCATTTCCGCCACCCTGCTGATCCTTTTCGTCCTTCCCGGTGTCCTTTCTGCCCTTGACAGCTTCATCATCTCCAAAAAGCGGTAA
- a CDS encoding helix-turn-helix domain-containing protein translates to MKEWTESVQRMIDWIETHPDQNKVLENLSDEIGYSPWYCSVLFHDATGMTLKSYMSGRRLARAAEEIRDTGDRILDIAVKYGYSSQEVLSRQFREQFGCTPAAYRRKPVPIPLQTHKHVLLPDYDEKRIRTMEESRLAVRVEHIPAHKYLGIWEEKADNYCDFWKYHDCDTVTGFVTSMEKMAHPIVTAHTAGWKWIDGKRIYFYGTGVPEDYDGPIPEGFELREIPASDYLVFSYPVFDYMTENVEVMGAVEKLAWNFDPSDKGYVWNEEACPDYQRHYPEGLGYQVLRPVTRQS, encoded by the coding sequence ATGAAAGAATGGACTGAATCGGTTCAGCGGATGATCGACTGGATCGAGACGCATCCGGATCAGAACAAGGTACTGGAGAACCTGTCTGACGAGATTGGCTATTCTCCCTGGTACTGTTCCGTTCTGTTCCATGACGCGACAGGGATGACCCTGAAATCATACATGTCCGGCAGGCGCCTGGCCCGGGCTGCGGAAGAGATCAGGGATACAGGGGACAGGATCCTGGACATTGCCGTGAAATACGGGTATTCCTCACAGGAAGTATTGTCCAGGCAGTTCCGGGAGCAGTTCGGATGTACACCGGCTGCGTACCGGCGGAAGCCGGTCCCTATTCCGCTGCAGACCCATAAACACGTTCTGCTTCCTGACTATGATGAAAAGAGGATAAGGACTATGGAAGAATCGAGACTTGCTGTCCGGGTGGAGCACATTCCCGCACATAAATACCTGGGAATATGGGAAGAAAAGGCGGATAACTACTGCGACTTCTGGAAATACCATGACTGTGATACGGTGACCGGATTTGTGACCAGCATGGAAAAGATGGCCCATCCCATCGTTACCGCACATACAGCCGGATGGAAATGGATTGACGGAAAACGCATCTATTTCTATGGTACCGGTGTGCCGGAAGACTATGACGGACCAATTCCGGAAGGATTTGAGCTCCGGGAAATTCCCGCAAGCGACTACCTGGTGTTTTCCTATCCTGTGTTTGATTATATGACGGAAAACGTAGAAGTAATGGGTGCGGTGGAAAAACTGGCCTGGAACTTTGATCCATCAGACAAGGGTTATGTTTGGAACGAAGAAGCATGTCCTGACTACCAGCGGCATTATCCGGAAGGCTTGGGATATCAGGTGTTAAGGCCGGTAACCAGGCAGTCATGA